TCATTAGCTGAAACTTTTGGGATAAGTgatatcatgacatggtattagagtgTTAGATCTGAAAGGTCAAGAGTTTGATTCTTGGTGAACCCAAAATCAATTTAAGTTTTTGGAAAGATGTTTATTATTCTTAAtactcggatggttattctagatagtatgggagattttcattttgtaactcaatagccaattgtacacattgtacaaatagtcTATTGTTTCTCTAACGAGAATCCATTAAAAAATGAAcatccaaaataaaatattactaatttttcaaatacaATACATCTATATTATCCAGAATAATCATCTGGATACCAGAAATAAAAAACATCTGATATTTTATTAGATCGAATATCCCTAAACTCTCATTATACACATTATACAGATACTCATTGACTCCCTACGCTTCCTCTTGTTAATTACTTTTGTGATGTTTAAATTTCCACCGGAAATTATTGAAAAATTGGACAAGTCCACTCTTGCACTATATACTACTATATCATTTATGAATTCCTGCAGTATCAGTTGCCGCACGCAAAATTTGTTTACTTTTTCTTCACATGTGCATGAAACCATGAATGATTTTCTAGCTACTTCACTGCTTTGTATAtagttttctttatatatataatatgtgaGTGTGTGTTGCACTTGCAAGAGGAACAACTAACTAAGCAAAGATAGAGATGGAGAAGGAAATGGAGGGTGCTTTGGTTGAAGAGGAAATGAATgagcaacaacaagaagaaaagcaaGACATGAATAATAATCAAAGGTGCAAGGGTGGACTCATTACCATGCCTTTCATTATAGGTatgtattaataattaataagcCATATGTATATAGGATTAGGAAGCATGCATTGCATTAAATTGCATGGTCTACTTTAATTTTGTTATGGGATTATAGGAAATGAAGCACTGGCAAAGATGGCAAGTGTGGGGCTAACCCCAAACATGATATTGTATTTGATTGGAGACTACAGACTCAGAGTGGTTAAAGCAACAAAGATTATGTTTTTTTGGTTTGCTGCTACCAATTTTGCTCCTCTCTTTGGTGCTTTCCTTGCTGATTCTTATTTGGGTCGCTTTCTTGCCATTGCTTTTGGTTCAATTATCACTTTTCTGGTACAATCTATACTGCACTTCTATATTTTCCAAATATAATCTCCTTTACCTTacattaaaatcataaataaaagatatagtCAACCTCTCACCCTATATGATCTGATTCTGATTCTATGTTAATTTCAATGAATATGAATTATAAAAAAGTTACACACTTATACGAGCTAAGTTAAacttaatatataataattcgaCTATTCTAAATGTACATTAAAATCAGTCACCAAAGTCAGCTATCATTATAAAATTGGAGCCAATTAGATAAAGATGTATAAAATGTctatttttaaagatgtttttcaataattaaaatttaacatatataatcgattaaatcatattattgtcaaaattaggctagacaaattgatttaaccaaaaaaatggtgaattaaatcttgaactggtctaaattaatattatttttttataaaaaatgaatacaatgcccttattataaaaaataattaaaatactctatatatatattaaaaattctaaatcctaattctaaatagaaaaataaatgactaaaatttagaatttttaaaatttatatatatatatatatatatatatataataaaaatattttagtcattttttataatagggtattgtagttattttctataaaaaaaattaatttagatcAGTTCAAGATTTGATTTACCATTTTTTCGATCAAATCAATTTGTCTAgcctaattttaacaaaaataatacgatttaatcgattatatgcgttaaattttaattattaaaaaacatcTTTATAAAAAGATGTTTTCAGCGTCTTTATCTGAATGGCTCCcttataaaatacatgttagaatataaatgcatattaaaaattaattaaacccCACATATATACAAATACATTGATAGCCTATTTTAGTAACTACTTTAGCTATtcgaataatattttttttataataatttggTGACAGGGGATGGCACTATTATGGTTAACAGCCATGATAGCAGAGGCAAGACCCTCACCTTTGAGCCATGAATCAGCAACAGCACCCCAAATTGCACTCCTAATCACTTGCTTTGCACTCATATCCATTGGAGGAGGTGGAATCTTCTGCTCCTTAGCATTTGGTGCAGACCaactcaacaacaacaacaacaacaaaaaggaGGAGAGGGTGTTGGAGAGTTTCATAAGTTGGTACATTGCTTCACAAGCAGTTTCTGTTGTTTTCTCCTTAACTGCAATTGTTTACATTCAAGACCGGTTTGGATGGAAACTGGGTTTTGGTGTTCCTGCGGCACTTATGTTGTTGTCAAccgtcttcttcttccttctttctcacCGTTATGTGAAGCATAAACCTCACAAAAGCTTGCTCACTAGCTTTGCTCAGGTCATTGTTGTTGCATTCAAGAATAGAAAGCTTCAACTTCCACCTACTACTCACCATCCAATGCTCTATCACCATAACAAGGACTCAACCCTTGTTGCTCCATCTCACAAACTAAGGTTTAGTGCAATCATTTCCATCCTTAATGATAATCAAGAAATCAAAAAGAGTTAAAAGACTTTTTTGGGTGACCTtctaaaaaagatttttttaatttttttttaaaaattttttataaaaaagtaaaaataattttatatttaaatatctcattctaaaagatctttttatttattaattatgtttgggtataacaatataaaaatacttttttgtttatttattacatgaaaaatatcttttttaatgaaaaaagattttttaataaaagatttaaattaCGGCGtctcaaaaaatattttttatttttaagtatttttatttttactactaaaatttgttaaacgcactaaaaaaaatttttttgattgaatttttttatcaagaTAATGATGTCCAAATAaacactaaaaaattatttatgtttttatataattaaaatgactttgctaaattaattttaataattaatgcTACTGTTTATTTATTGTCATTAATCTCTAAAATCTTTCCTGCATAAAACTTTTAGAATAGCAACCAATTTTACCAAATCACTGAGTAAAACAAAATTCTATTTGATCACTAAATTAgagatcaaaataaaaaattaaattttaaaaactttaagAAACGTTTTATCCTTAAATCTGTCACTAATTTTATCATTAGCAACCAACATACTAAATAGATATAATACTataaagaaaggaaaaatatagatagacaatgaaaatattaaacaatgtgaacaatagATATATCGGATGTTTATTTTACTAGCTGCacggatggttattctaatattaagatttaggtaGATAATTTAGATGtgtaatgtatttttatttgattggtaGTTGTTCATGTTgctaaaaaaaatcattaattaCCTAACATAACATAGAAAGAAATTATAAAAAACAAAGACTCGCCAATTTCAATTAATAATTtacactatgaatgcaagaacCATACCTAATTAAGAATAATAGCCAACCCTTGAAGTGAAACTTTGTATTTCAGGTTTCTGAATAAAGCTTGCATCATcactaataacaataataatagttCATGGAGTGTTTGCACAATAGAGCAAGTGGAAGAATTGAAGGCCATAATAAAGGTAATTCCCCTATGGAGTAGCGGTTTCATGTTATCAATAAGCAGTAGCCAAAGCTCATTCTTTTTGCTACAAGCTAAAACCATGAACAGACACATAACTTCAAGCTTCCAAATCCCAGCAGGTTCTTTTTCTGTCTTCATTATGATCTCAGTTTTCATAACTGCTGCTGTTTATGACCGTCTCATCATTCCCTTGGCATCAAAACTTAGAGGAAAACCAGTTAGGATAAGTGCCAAGAACAGAATGGGAATTGGCTtgttcttctgcttcttggaCTTGGTAGTTTCAGCAGTTGTTGAGAACATTAGAAGGAGGAAAGCAATTAGAGAAGGTTACATTGATAATCCTGAAGCAGTTTTGGACATGTCTGCAATGTGGCTTATCCCACACAATGTCTTGAATGGAATTGCAGAAGCATTCAATGCAATAGGCCAATCTGAATTCTATTACACTGAGTTTCCAAGAAGCATGTCAAGCATT
The Arachis stenosperma cultivar V10309 chromosome 7, arast.V10309.gnm1.PFL2, whole genome shotgun sequence genome window above contains:
- the LOC130940117 gene encoding protein NRT1/ PTR FAMILY 1.2-like; the encoded protein is MNNNQRCKGGLITMPFIIGNEALAKMASVGLTPNMILYLIGDYRLRVVKATKIMFFWFAATNFAPLFGAFLADSYLGRFLAIAFGSIITFLGMALLWLTAMIAEARPSPLSHESATAPQIALLITCFALISIGGGGIFCSLAFGADQLNNNNNNKKEERVLESFISWYIASQAVSVVFSLTAIVYIQDRFGWKLGFGVPAALMLLSTVFFFLLSHRYVKHKPHKSLLTSFAQVIVVAFKNRKLQLPPTTHHPMLYHHNKDSTLVAPSHKLRFLNKACIITNNNNNSSWSVCTIEQVEELKAIIKVIPLWSSGFMLSISSSQSSFFLLQAKTMNRHITSSFQIPAGSFSVFIMISVFITAAVYDRLIIPLASKLRGKPVRISAKNRMGIGLFFCFLDLVVSAVVENIRRRKAIREGYIDNPEAVLDMSAMWLIPHNVLNGIAEAFNAIGQSEFYYTEFPRSMSSIAAALFSFGSAIGNLLASLIFSIVDDITSRKGKQSWVSDNINKGHYDKYYWVLAIMGAVNMVYYLVCNWAYGPTIEDVAGNRVHQEEEK